A single genomic interval of Nerophis lumbriciformis linkage group LG17, RoL_Nlum_v2.1, whole genome shotgun sequence harbors:
- the spred3 gene encoding sprouty-related, EVH1 domain-containing protein 3: MEGDVRVRAVVMTRDDSSGGWVPLGGGGLSHVVICKGRSSNGRGRREHVIRGERLRDRAPVLECAVQRGLVYNKVNPIFHHWRVDERKFGLTFQSPADAISFEKGLQAILDKLDRGSDSPSSSTPEEADTEDDGQASHTGSESSSNSRKEMLPKPITIVTSESSATCFVRTEEFSFGSGGTMQTPAQIHTRPGQQTTTPLNPLAPLPPAPPSPPASSPLSPLSPTISLLEEGDLRSVDPCKDLWGSRGYEDYRRAGATRTMVGGLTGGVVVESGGSHQDKTELCVVRFEKEAGTAGCEVTVSLDSKAAQRLSSSSPTCMSIPNAVSGVSSGAGSPQETGKGSPSPCCIHTSLATPRSRTRKRGGGDPGAISPDDDSPCPQASSSCSSRCVYCRSVFSASENGRGRCRDAPDPALHCLRQWTCVWCAESLLYHCMSDSEGEFWEPCSCDDSLGGHPHPLCCARWLALVVLSLFVPCMCCYLPLRACLRCGERCGCCGGKHKAVR; encoded by the exons ATGGAGGGCGA CGTGCGTGTTCGCGCGGTGGTGATGACACGTGACGACTCCAGCGGCGGCTGGGTGCCCCTCGGGGGTGGCGGCCTCAGTCACGTGGTCATATGCAAGGGGCGGAGCAGCAACGGCCGGGGGCGGAGAGAGCACGTCATACGCGGGGAGAGGCTGCGAGACCGGGCG CCCGTGTTGGAGTGCGCCGTCCAGAGGGGGCTGGTCTACAACAAGGTTAACCCCATCTTTCACCACTGGCGGGTGGACGAGCGCAAGTTTGGACTCACCTTCCAGAGTCCCGCCGACGCCATCTCCTTCGAGAAGGGTCTGCAGGCCATCTTGGACAAGCTGGACCGAG GCTCCGACTCGCCCTCGTCGTCCACGCCGGAGGAGGCAGACACTGAAGATGACGGCCAAGCT TCCCATACAGGAAGTGAGTCCTCGTCCAATAGCAGGAAGGAGATGCTCCCCAAACCCATCACCATAGTGACCAGCGAGTCATCCGCCACCTGCTTCGTGCGGACCGAGGAGTTCAGTTTCGGATCCGGCGGAACCATGCAGACGCCTGCTCAG ATCCACACCAGGCCGGGACAGCAAACGACCACTCCGTTAAACCCCCTGGCTCCGCTGCCGCCTGCTCCACCCTCCCCTCCGGCCTCGTCGCCTCTGTCCCCCCTCTCGCCTACCATCTCGCTGCTGGAGGAGGGGGACCTGCGCAGCGTGGATCCCTGCAAGGACCTGTGGGGGTCCAGAGGGTACGAGGACTACCGGCGAGCCGGAGCCACCAGGACTATGGTCGGGGGGCTGACCGGGGGCGTGGTGGTCGAGAGCGGGGGGAGTCATCAGGACAAGACGGAGTTGTGCGTGGTCCGCTTCGAGAAGGAAGCGGGGACGGCGGGCTGCGAGGTGACCGTGAGTTTGGACAGCAAGGCCGCCCAGCGTCTGTCCTCCTCCTCGCCCACCTGCATGTCCATCCCCAACGCTGTGTCCGGCGTGTCCTCAGGGGCCGGCTCCCCCCAGGAGACCGGCAAAGGCTCCCCTTCGCCCTGCTGCATACACACCTCCTTGGCAACGCCTCGGTCGCGGACTCGTAAGAGGGGAGGAGGGGACCCGGGGGCCATCTCTCCTGACGACGACAGCCCGTGTCCCCAGGCGTCGTCGTCGTGCTCGTCCCGCTGCGTGTACTGCCGCTCCGTGTTCAGCGCCTCGGAAAACGGGCGGGGCCGCTGCAGGGACGCCCCGGACCCGGCCCTGCACTGCCTGCGCCAGTGGACCTGCGTGTGGTGCGCAGAGAGCCTGCTCTACCACTGCATGTCGGACTCCGAGGGGGAGTTCTGGGAGCCGTGCTCGTGCGATGACTCCCTGGGGGGCCACCCGCACCCCCTCTGCTGCGCCCGCTGGTTGGCCCTCGTGGTCCTGTCGCTCTTCGTGCCCTGCATGTGCTGCTACCTGCCTCTGCGCGCCTGCCTGCGCTGCGGCGAGAGGTGCGGCTGCTGCGGGGGGAAGCACAAGGCGGTCCGGTGA